The genomic DNA TGTTACCATTAGTGATAAGTGCAGCAGGGTAAAGGACCTTAACTGCAATGTTGGTTTTATTCCTTAAAGTGTTTTAGGAAAAAGAAGTGCAAATATTGAACTTCTAACAATTTTGTACCTTTTCAAAGTATCAATCGAACTGTGAATGACTTCTAGTGCTTTAATGTCTTTTGATGATGGTTTTTGAAAGTTTAGTAGTTTTAAACCAGATGTGTATGTTATCGTTACATGTTCATTCCAGAGcctcattttaataaattattgaatCATAGGGATGCACCGTTACAATACAGAAAGCAGAATTTTGAGTATAGACCCAGGGTAAAAAGTGCCGCTGAGTGGTTTCAGTAGTATTCAATTAGGAGCTTCAGGCTGCAAACCATGACAAAGCTGCATAGCTTAAGGAGGTGTCTTAGTTTTTAACACCTTTTATAGACATGCCTAGTTTCAGTGTTCTTCCACGTATTCGGGTCAAAACTGGTATTTTTCCGTTATGAAAAGTTTGGGACAGGAGTTTCCAGTTTGTTGGTAACCTGAAGTTGctaatttctattatttaaaaagaaaaagactgatATGGGAgcgactgtgtaaagctgctataACCAACAAGTTTCCCACACATTCTCAACTTATCCATCCATATGTTAACATTTATCCTTTACCTGAGGGGGATCATGGGCGAATTGCTGTGCTTTAAGAGGTGGAAAAATTGTGCTGTTATTAGGAAAATATCAACTCCAGtatcataacttttttttgcttttttttattcattacttaTAATGTGAACATTTTGATCGTAACCCAGTTATTTGAGCATCACTTAGGAATGATTTCAGAATGTATttaatacactgatcagccaaaacattatgcccagtattgtgaatgttctttttgttctgtggtgtctggcacatGGACAGGGTGGGGCCTCTGTGAAggggacttgtttgtccagtgcatccCATGGGTTGCTCGAATGGATTCAGATCtgtattggcttttctgtgggattaggCCAGCTTTTATAATTGatgaatgttaattttttttgggtgttaatgtcatggctgattagtgtaaacagtacagtatatcagtaaTTTAAATCAGAAAATGTGTTGTTTGTAATACTGATATTCTGCATCAGATTGGTGCATCTGTTTCATGCTTTGTACACTGCACACATTTTTATGCACATAAAACcataaagcattaaaataaGAGTCTACTGATCCTGAGTGATTGCTCATGTCTTGACATGGCTAATCTAAAACACTGCTCTGCAAAATCAAAACCAATTGGTTAACAGTACTGTAACAACAAGGGGATGTGCATGTGTAAGTACTTTGAATTAGGCATGTTTCCCCACTCACTAAAGGTGCCATTTCAGGAAACCCATTTGCGGTACACTTGTTAACTCACTGTTCAATGTCTATATAAATCATCCATTgttatatacaatttttttttttttttttttgtaatttaatccGTTGTAAAATTTGTAGTAGCTTAAAGTTTTTATGACCAAATTGCCTGAAGTCTTGGAATCAGTTGGGTGGTTTACCACTGATTATGAATACGAGTAAACTTGAAGCAATCAGTTCTTTACTAAGAACAGAATTTGggataatgtatttttatgaatatttactTTTGAATgttcactgattttttttaaataaatattttacgcTATAAATGTGTTCTCTGATCATTATTGTGAGACCTTCACTTAGTTACTGACGAGTTGATCGAATAAGAACTTGCTCCTACTTGGGGTCAGGGTTTGTTTGCTATGGTTAGGAAGGTGAGCAATTATATaccaaatataatgttttatttatatactgtttgCACATGAATATACTAATGGAGacatgccaggattcatcaggaCTAATCTGAGTGATAAATTAGTGTAAAATAAGTACTGATTAGCTGTTTGTCTTAAATCAGAACATGAAACaggtgttttgttatttttaataaagaaaccagAAATGCAATTCAACATTCCAATGCTGTCATTTCTCATTACAAAATTCATTTTGGCGAGTTCTTTTCCAACTAGAACATTTTAATGCAGTAATACAGAGTTTAATGATCTGGACTGCCGCTACCTTGAGCTTCTTGGCTCGTCCGATTTAGTACCACATGGCTTTAAAtctgaatgttttatttcagtacATCCAGGTAATGGCAGTTGTATTTGAGTCACTCACCTAATTCTAGTGAGCGACACATTACACCCTTCAAGTCCCTCATCTAGATCCAAACACGGGTCCAGTCACCTATATTTACTGAGACATTAATATGGATAACTGAATACTAGGAGTGGGTGATAGTACATACATGTTGTAACAACACACTTTTGACATTCATAGACATCAGTATTTCAGCAACACTGATTAAAGGTATTGGGCAGAACTGAGCAAAGATAAAAACTGATCTGATAGAACAAAAATTTGTGGCTTTACTGTTTTGTTGGAATTAAGTTTTGGAATATGCTTCACTTTACATAAAAACCAAATAAGTGAGAATTTATCACCGTAACCCCAAATTTCTTTGATGTTCAAACTGTGTTTATCATGATTGTATTCACATTTACATCCccgtgattaaaaatacaaacaaaattaaCAGTGTGTCCAAAAAGTCTTCATACATAGTTAAAGTTAACTCTCCTCTCCCCTACTCCTGATAAACTCACGTTAACAGGTCTGCTTAATCATGTTAATTTGCCATAGGTATGAAGACGTCTGTGACAGCATGTACTTACAGACTTAGATTTCTTCCCAGCAGGGTTTTACCAACACCATGAAAGATTCTTATTCTACCTGTAAAACCTTAAGAGTGCAAGTTCATTTTAGCCTCATCTTTAACAGTTGATGAGCCTCCAGGTTGTGACCGtaacctgttttgtttttttgaccttGCGTCAGTGAAAATTTTCAGTTCAGGCTTGATGACCCAGTTCCAATACTAAACTACGTGTGTAAGTTCAGTCGTCAAGCAAAACTGTTTTCAGCAAGTCCTCCTCGTGTAAGCTGATAGTGGCAATAGCACCATCGTTAAATTCAAACGACGTTCCTCCATCTACCACCATGCACGCGTCCCAGCACCTTGAACGAACACAAacccttaaagaaaaacaattaataaaaattaaacatgtatacATTAGAAAATGTTATTCTAAGTGTATGAGTATGTTGGGCTCTCTATAGAAActcacaaataaatattaaaaaaaaattagacaggGTTAAGTTTTGCATAAAAGGATGTTTatctaaaatgaaaagaatCTCCAGTGTGAGAATTTTGTAGTTTTCACCAAGTTCACTAActtcaaaaaaggaaaaaaaaagccactttGCTTTGATAATCCAAAGCATTACAtgtaaatcaataataaaacaaatgcgTATATAAAATAGTGGTAAATGTTATTGTTAGCAAACTGCTTTGGGAGAGGAAAATATCAACTTTGGGCTGTAACAGTAACTATGATTTACTATCCTATTGTGTACCGCATTGTTTAATATTCCTTATAGAATAATCTGGAAAATACAGCAGTTGCAGATAAGAGCACATTACACACAATCCCACAAgtattctattaaaaaaaacaaacctgcaTTTATAAGCCCTGCCTAATAAagctgcacagtactgtacataatacTCACTTGCTTGCAAATCCTCTCTGACGGCTGTTGGAAAACACTCTGTTGACAATGGGCTCTCGGATGCTAAAGAAAACTCGGTTCTCCTCTGGACTGAACATGAGAGCTTCATTGTACGCTTCGGTCACTAAACACATttcaaaacatacatttttcatACATACATGGCACTGCTGAAATAttcatgaaatgtaaaaaagcaaacattttcTCAGAAGAGGAAGTTCGGCGGCACTCACCACTTCTGATGACTTCCTGATTTAGTGGAATATCAAAGCCAGTTTTTCCTTTGCCTGTGAAACATATTTGACAACAATAATGAGTGTAAAGATATGCACATGTATTTGCTTAGGGATGGTAAATTCTCAAATGCATCATTTACTGAGTGTACCCCACAGGATCCGTCTATTTATATAGTTTCACTAAGGTCAGGTTGCTGTTCGAACATCCTGTTCAGATTTCTCAAAGCCTGGTTGTGGTCCAGTTTACACAGTTTACAGACTTTGACATGCATTTCACCATATTTTAGTTGTGCCCCATTTGGTTTCTTagataagactttttttttttatcttgaccAGCTAGTTTTACTCAGGTCATCATGTTACACTGTGGGTGTAGGAAAATGTGAGCTGTGGCAGAAATTACTGGACATGGTGCAAAAGAATATCTGATTATTATCTGACTTTATTTGGGAATTTATAAGGCAATCTACATCTGATGATAATAACCCTAATCTAGAGCTCTGGCTAGCCTAGTTAATCATACAATAAATAGCTAGAAACAATAAGTGGTGTTATTCTTACAGAGTCTATGTTACATGTGTCCCTTTTAAATATCAGCAAGTTTATTATGATTGCCGGATCTTTCCTTCACCTCAAATGTAGGTGATTAaccaatacatttttaaataaagcaacaaGGTTTACTAAACCAAGTAAACACcagaatataaagaaaaacaagcgAAATTTCACACAGACAGCTGGCTTAACTAACCAACTAGTATTCGTAACCATTTTCATTCTGACCGTACCTATTCGAAGGACATCCTCCACGGTCTGTTCCACaagtttattaatattataagacCTGCAGATAAGAATGAAATAAGTCACAAGGGACCTTAACCCtagtaaataaaatcaataagaCGACACGCTTATCTACCAAGCTTTGGATCCAGTTCCAGTGCAAATACCAAGTCCTGAGCTCTTCTGCTTCTCCCATGGTCCATCATCGATTGAGATCTCGTAGTAGGAAGCCCTATGGAGCGAGAGGGTAAGATGGGGTTTGAAGGATTTATACTTCACCCTGTGGCAGATAGAGATCCACAAATAAGGGAAAATAGGCGAGGACGGATGGAGTGAGTGGGAAGATGGGTAAAGACATGTTTAATGGCCAAGGAGAAAACAGCTGAAATGTtatagggaagaaaaaaaaatccaccctgAATGACTTCCTTGTTAATTCCTACAAACTAAAAGTCAGTAGTTGGCTTATGTGGCAATGCAATATTTGGGGGTAATTTCACTTGGTTAGTGTTTCCTACATTAACCACAATGTCCTACAACCACCTCCCCACAGTGGTGTATTACAATTTAACCCTTAATTTATCCCCAAGTAAAGAGAACAATGTACAGCTATGTCAGAGGCTTACAAACACCCATCATGTGCATGAGTATCATGCAATACTGGACCTGCAACAACcttttcaactgttttttttttcttttctttcttctggcATAATGACTTTACAATGTACATCTTTAGCAGAAGAAAACTCCCAAGAATTTACTGCACAGGCTTTCATTTCTTTTGGGATTTCTATAATCAACACAAGATAATATTGATGCATAAAAGGGtcaatatataaatacagcACACCTAGTATTACTTGAATGACCCCTATTTGAAACATTGTCCATATATTGTATCTAATAGGGTCAAGACTGCAATCGCTTAAAGCCTGATTTCACATTCTATAACAAACTTTGATGTGTTTGGGGTCAATGTACTGTTAGAACAGTCAATTTTGTCCAAGTTTTACACTATAGCTGATGATTTGAGGTCATGCTGAAGTCATCTGAGGTAGTCCTTCTTTTTGCCACAAAGCATGACGCTACAGCCACCATGCTTAACAGTTAGTACAGTGTTCCTGAGGTTGAATGACTCACTTTTCCTCCCATTAAAAAGCCTCTGGTCACTCTGGAGGTATCAATTTTGGAGCTTTCTTGCACACAGACCTTTTCAATCCATAATTAATCAAAAATCATTCAACTATAGACagtgacctcaaccccattaaacacctttgggatgaactggagtGCCAAATTGTATTCCAGGTATTCTTGGACAGCTAAATGAGTACAAATCCCCAGTAGTACACCAAAATCTAGCTGAAACCCTTTCCAAAAAATTGGAGCATATAACAACAGCaaataatgatatatttttGGTTATGTAGCGTATttcaatatatacatatttaatgtgtttcagGGTGGAGTTTTCCTTCATGTTGTATTGTAGGGTTTGTTTAGTTACCTGGAGGAAAGGGACTCTCCAATGAAGATTTCATTGAGTCCTCGGACAGGAAGTAGGTATGGTGACGTATAGGTTTCATGTGCTTTTCCTGCCAGCAAAACAACAGCTCTTATTACGTTTAAGcacagtttttgttttccttCGTCTCTGAATTCTTGAGAAATGGACTCCAAAGACAGTGACTATGGAAGACAATGCTGCTATTCACCAAAGGTTTGGACAGACCAGTAGACAaccctttttttaatgttacgtTTACTACTATGTTTTCTACTGGGGCCTGTGTGAAGGTGCTTAAAAAGCATTAGTACTGAAATGGGTACTGCTTCATTCTGTTGTTGTATGTGACTTTTAAGTTGCACTTTCCCAAATCATTACTGCCAAACCACTGCAGAGACAGGTCTTACTATCCATTTCTTTTAATGAAAGCACCTGAtgttattaaacacattttatgaaGTTTAGAATGATTTTAATGACAATTAGGTTCAAGTAAACCTGTGCAGTGagttttaatgttgtgaaaaatatcataaataaacagtggagaaaaaaaaaattgttaaaaattggTTTGCCCTAGGAGGCCTTACTGTGCTGGGAGTTGGAAGTGATGCGGTGTGCTTTGGTGTGTTGCTCAAAACTCAGCTGCTGCTCATGCAGATCCACTGGGGTGGGGTTGATCCCTGTGCCCTCCATGTGTATGCGGATCCGCTGACGCCACTGCCACCTGTCAAAGGCAGATCTGGTGATTTTTGAGTGACAACTTTACAATGTATAACAAATTATGCAAATCATGAATAAACACCTGGGGCCTCATGACTTGTGTTAAATTCATACTAAAATAttgcgtacggacaaagctgtaaatgtgcgtacgcagtaaaaaaatctgatgtatgaaacactgcgtacgcggaatcccacgcatattctctttgtacatccgaattaaccTAAAATTGAGCGCACGTAcacgagcgcaaaacccctccctgcctcctcctccgtataaatatggtaatgactccaatttggcaaaaccaaatgaaaaagcattggcaaaagcaagcaaagagaaacttcacagaatgtgaattggaggtgctcctatcggaggtactgttatttgcaagtttgtcctccg from Clarias gariepinus isolate MV-2021 ecotype Netherlands chromosome 19, CGAR_prim_01v2, whole genome shotgun sequence includes the following:
- the nadk2 gene encoding NAD kinase 2, mitochondrial isoform X2 yields the protein MTLPTLRTFLCCRNPVVAIINRGGSLNFHQSSVCKDASQAESGFKPLKVAVVTKTTRYEFEQQRYICAGLSEEDLKQLLALKGSSYSGLQERHYIHTHNVGHIVDNLQKLGMEVRVVKRGEYDEDTVRWADAIVSAGGDGTMLLVASKVFDKNKPVIGVNTDPERSEGHLCLPVRYTHAFSEALRKLSKGDFRWQWRQRIRIHMEGTGINPTPVDLHEQQLSFEQHTKAHRITSNSQHRKAHETYTSPYLLPVRGLNEIFIGESLSSRASYYEISIDDGPWEKQKSSGLGICTGTGSKAWSYNINKLVEQTVEDVLRIGKGKTGFDIPLNQEVIRSVTEAYNEALMFSPEENRVFFSIREPIVNRVFSNSRQRGFASKVCVRSRCWDACMVVDGGTSFEFNDGAIATISLHEEDLLKTVLLDD
- the nadk2 gene encoding NAD kinase 2, mitochondrial isoform X1 — protein: MTLPTLRTFLCCRNPVVAIINRGGSLNFHQSSVCKDASQAESGFKPLKVAVVTKTTRYEFEQQRYICAGLSEEDLKQLLALKGSSYSGLQERHYIHTHNVGHIVDNLQKLGMEVRVVKRGEYDEDTVRWADAIVSAGGDGTMLLVASKVFDKNKPVIGVNTDPERSEGHLCLPVRYTHAFSEALRKLSKGDFRWQWRQRIRIHMEGTGINPTPVDLHEQQLSFEQHTKAHRITSNSQHRKAHETYTSPYLLPVRGLNEIFIGESLSSRVKYKSFKPHLTLSLHRASYYEISIDDGPWEKQKSSGLGICTGTGSKAWSYNINKLVEQTVEDVLRIGKGKTGFDIPLNQEVIRSVTEAYNEALMFSPEENRVFFSIREPIVNRVFSNSRQRGFASKVCVRSRCWDACMVVDGGTSFEFNDGAIATISLHEEDLLKTVLLDD